One genomic window of Coffea eugenioides isolate CCC68of chromosome 1, Ceug_1.0, whole genome shotgun sequence includes the following:
- the LOC113779262 gene encoding cyclin-dependent kinase inhibitor 3-like isoform X1: MGKYMRKAKISADVAVMEVSQSTLGVRTRAKTLALQRLQSSPSSTTTAPTLSGVSDSSCYLQLRSRRLEKPSPLKPQFQQKPPSRKETGHPESQAKPNSWSKLNDSVNSGSVTPPKKEEPCLENRVAEQIAQEFDLGVEVSFGENNLDSEPRERSTRESTPCSLIRDVDAATPGSSTRRRTVNAVNQISRSAFLENIPSASEIEEFFTRAEQQQQRWFVEKYNFDVINDVPLPGRYEWVRVNR, encoded by the exons ATGGGGAAGTATATGAGGAAGGCTAAAATCTCAGCGGACGTTGCGGTAATGGAAGTCTCTCAGTCCACTCTTGGTGTCCGTACTCGTGCCAAAACCTTAGCCCTTCAACGTTTGCAATCCTCCCCCTCCTCCACCACTACCGCTCCGACTCTGTCCGGCGTCTCCGACTCGTCTTGCTACCTTCAACTCCGGTCACGGCGGCTCGAAAAGCCCTCTCCTTTAAAGCCACAATTTCAACAAAAACCCCCTTCTAGAAAAGAGACTGGCCACCCAGAATCGCAAGCAAAACCTAACTCTTGGTCCAAGTTGAACGATTCTGTCAATTCTGGCTCAGTTACTCCACCCAAGAAAGAAGAGCCCTGTCTTGAAAACCGAGTCGCTGAGCAAATAGCGCAGGAATttgatttgggtgttgaggtctctTTTGGAGAAAATAATTTGGACTCTGAGCCCAGGGAAAG GAGCACTAGGGAAAGTACACCGTGTAGCTTGATAAGGGATGTGGATGCTGCAACCCCTGGATCTTCTACAAGGCGAAGGACTGTAAATGCGGTGAATCAAATAAGTCGAAGTGCATTTCTTGAAAATATTCCTTCGGCGTCTGAGATAGAAGAATTTTTTACGCGAGCTGAGCAGCAACAGCAGCGTTGGTTCGTTGAGAA GTATAATTTTGATGTCATCAACGATGTGCCCCTCCCTGGACGCTACGAATGGGTGAGAGTGAACCGCTAA
- the LOC113779262 gene encoding cyclin-dependent kinase inhibitor 3-like isoform X2, producing the protein MGKYMRKAKISADVAVMEVSQSTLGVRTRAKTLALQRLQSSPSSTTTAPTLSGVSDSSCYLQLRSRRLEKPSPLKPQFQQKPPSRKETGHPESQAKPNSWSKLNDSVNSGSVTPPKKEEPCLENRVAEQIAQEFDLGVEVSFGENNLDSEPRESTRESTPCSLIRDVDAATPGSSTRRRTVNAVNQISRSAFLENIPSASEIEEFFTRAEQQQQRWFVEKYNFDVINDVPLPGRYEWVRVNR; encoded by the exons ATGGGGAAGTATATGAGGAAGGCTAAAATCTCAGCGGACGTTGCGGTAATGGAAGTCTCTCAGTCCACTCTTGGTGTCCGTACTCGTGCCAAAACCTTAGCCCTTCAACGTTTGCAATCCTCCCCCTCCTCCACCACTACCGCTCCGACTCTGTCCGGCGTCTCCGACTCGTCTTGCTACCTTCAACTCCGGTCACGGCGGCTCGAAAAGCCCTCTCCTTTAAAGCCACAATTTCAACAAAAACCCCCTTCTAGAAAAGAGACTGGCCACCCAGAATCGCAAGCAAAACCTAACTCTTGGTCCAAGTTGAACGATTCTGTCAATTCTGGCTCAGTTACTCCACCCAAGAAAGAAGAGCCCTGTCTTGAAAACCGAGTCGCTGAGCAAATAGCGCAGGAATttgatttgggtgttgaggtctctTTTGGAGAAAATAATTTGGACTCTGAGCCCAGGGAAAG CACTAGGGAAAGTACACCGTGTAGCTTGATAAGGGATGTGGATGCTGCAACCCCTGGATCTTCTACAAGGCGAAGGACTGTAAATGCGGTGAATCAAATAAGTCGAAGTGCATTTCTTGAAAATATTCCTTCGGCGTCTGAGATAGAAGAATTTTTTACGCGAGCTGAGCAGCAACAGCAGCGTTGGTTCGTTGAGAA GTATAATTTTGATGTCATCAACGATGTGCCCCTCCCTGGACGCTACGAATGGGTGAGAGTGAACCGCTAA
- the LOC113774538 gene encoding cyclin-dependent kinase inhibitor 3-like isoform X2, translating into MGKYMRKAKITADVAVMEVSQSTLGVRTRAKTLALQRLQSSSSTTPPSPSSNFPDSSCYLQLRSRRLEKPSLLRPQPHRQPIPPPKDASPTQSQPRPGSTSNSRLRVTNSAHSGSLGSDPVTRTKNLQEGCFLVSRVAEQVGLDFDLGVEASFGENNLDFEPRERSTRESTPCSLIRGVDVATPGSSTRQKSANAVNRRGAILDNVPSASEIEEFFASADQCQRRQFIEKYNFDVVNDFPLPGRYEWVKVSR; encoded by the exons atgggcaaGTATATGAGAAAAGCTAAAATCACAGCCGACGTGGCGGTCATGGAGGTCTCCCAGTCCACCCTTGGCGTCCGCACCCGTGCCAAAACCTTAGCTCTCCAACGCCTTCaatcctcctcctccaccactcCACCCTCACCCTCCTCTAACTTCCCTGACTCCTCCTGTTACCTTCAGCTCCGTTCTCGCCGACTCGAAAAACCCTCGCTTTTAAGGCCCCAACCCCACAGACAACCCATTCCTCCTCCAAAGGACGCTTCCCCAACACAATCCCAACCCCGACCTGGCTCTACCTCCAATTCCAGGCTCAGAGTCACCAATTCTGCCCATTCGGGCTCCCTCGGGTCGGACCCCGTTACCCGAACCAAAAACCTGCAAGAGGGTTGCTTCTTGGTAAGCAGAGTAGCTGAGCAAGTAGGGCTGGACTTTGATTTGGGTGTAGAGGCTTCATTTGGAGAAAACAATTTGGATTTTGAACCCAGAGAAAG GAGCACCCGGGAAAGCACACCTTGTAGCTTGATAAGGGGTGTGGATGTGGCCACCCCTGGATCTTCGACTAGGCAGAAGTCTGCAAATGCAGTGAATCGAAGAGGTGCTATTCTCGACAATGTCCCTTCAGCGTCTGAGATAGAGGAATTTTTTGCCAGTGCTGATCAGTGCCAGCGGCGACAGTTTATTGAGAA GTATAACTTTGATGTTGTGAATGATTTCCCCCTTCCGGGACGTTATGAATGGGTGAAAGTGAGCCGTTAA
- the LOC113774538 gene encoding cyclin-dependent kinase inhibitor 3-like isoform X1: MGKYMRKAKITADVAVMEVSQSTLGVRTRAKTLALQRLQSSSSTTPPSPSSNFPDSSCYLQLRSRRLEKPSLLRPQPHRQPIPPPKDASPTQSQPRPGSTSNSRLRVTNSAHSGSLGSDPVTRTKNLQEGCFLVSRVAEQVGLDFDLGVEASFGENNLDFEPRESRSTRESTPCSLIRGVDVATPGSSTRQKSANAVNRRGAILDNVPSASEIEEFFASADQCQRRQFIEKYNFDVVNDFPLPGRYEWVKVSR; this comes from the exons atgggcaaGTATATGAGAAAAGCTAAAATCACAGCCGACGTGGCGGTCATGGAGGTCTCCCAGTCCACCCTTGGCGTCCGCACCCGTGCCAAAACCTTAGCTCTCCAACGCCTTCaatcctcctcctccaccactcCACCCTCACCCTCCTCTAACTTCCCTGACTCCTCCTGTTACCTTCAGCTCCGTTCTCGCCGACTCGAAAAACCCTCGCTTTTAAGGCCCCAACCCCACAGACAACCCATTCCTCCTCCAAAGGACGCTTCCCCAACACAATCCCAACCCCGACCTGGCTCTACCTCCAATTCCAGGCTCAGAGTCACCAATTCTGCCCATTCGGGCTCCCTCGGGTCGGACCCCGTTACCCGAACCAAAAACCTGCAAGAGGGTTGCTTCTTGGTAAGCAGAGTAGCTGAGCAAGTAGGGCTGGACTTTGATTTGGGTGTAGAGGCTTCATTTGGAGAAAACAATTTGGATTTTGAACCCAGAGAAAG CAGGAGCACCCGGGAAAGCACACCTTGTAGCTTGATAAGGGGTGTGGATGTGGCCACCCCTGGATCTTCGACTAGGCAGAAGTCTGCAAATGCAGTGAATCGAAGAGGTGCTATTCTCGACAATGTCCCTTCAGCGTCTGAGATAGAGGAATTTTTTGCCAGTGCTGATCAGTGCCAGCGGCGACAGTTTATTGAGAA GTATAACTTTGATGTTGTGAATGATTTCCCCCTTCCGGGACGTTATGAATGGGTGAAAGTGAGCCGTTAA